In Bacteroidales bacterium, a single genomic region encodes these proteins:
- a CDS encoding MBL fold metallo-hydrolase, which translates to MSIKNFVFNPWQENTFVVYDETGQCVIIDAGCFNQQEESELSSFIKNNNLTLKYVLNTHLHIDHIMGNAFLYKEFGLAPCAHENDEFLIDQTMSYASQLGIKLSAEPPYPGKYIEDGQTIKFGNSSLKIMHIPGHTPGHVVFYNENAKVVFSGDVLFYESIGRTDLIYGNYETLIRGINQKLLTLPDDTKVLPGHGESTTIGHERAHNPFIRHMNFN; encoded by the coding sequence ATTTCAATTAAAAATTTTGTTTTTAATCCTTGGCAGGAGAATACATTTGTTGTATATGACGAAACCGGACAATGTGTAATAATAGACGCAGGATGTTTTAATCAACAGGAAGAGAGTGAACTGTCATCATTTATTAAAAATAATAACCTTACCCTAAAATATGTGTTAAACACGCATTTACACATAGACCACATTATGGGTAATGCTTTCCTTTACAAGGAGTTTGGGTTGGCTCCTTGTGCACACGAAAACGATGAGTTCCTAATTGACCAAACAATGTCTTATGCATCACAATTAGGAATAAAACTCTCTGCAGAACCCCCTTATCCTGGTAAATATATTGAAGATGGACAAACAATTAAGTTTGGAAATTCAAGCCTAAAAATAATGCACATTCCGGGACACACCCCTGGTCATGTTGTATTTTATAATGAAAACGCAAAAGTGGTTTTTTCTGGGGATGTGCTTTTTTATGAGTCAATTGGTAGAACCGACCTTATTTACGGTAATTACGAAACTTTAATCAGAGGGATAAATCAAAAGCTACTTACATTGCCTGATGATACAAAGGTTCTTCCCGGTCACGGTGAATCAACGACTATTGGGCATGAAAGAGCACACAATCCATTTATTAGACACATGAATTTCAATTAG